The Deinococcus puniceus genome segment GCACCGCTGCGGAGGTGATCGCCGTAGCTGAAGCCTCCGGGCAAAAACACCAAGTCGGTGCCAGCGGGCAAGCCGTCGTCGGTGTGCCACACGAATTGGGCGTCCGGATCGAGGGTCAGGCGGGCCGCGTGCAGGGCGTCGCCGTCGCAGTTGGAGCCGGGGAATTGGATGACGGCGACGTTCACAGAGAAGACCCCTCTGCCCTGCGGGCATCTCCCCTCAAGGGGCGAACAAAAGCACTGTCCTCCCCTCTCCTGCGGAGCTTTTCAAGTTTGAGGGGGGGCGTTGCACAGCAACGGGGGGGGTTCGCACGGCCCATCACTGTGCCACCACGCCTGCTTCTTCCAGCTCCCAGCGCACGTCTTCCATCACGGGATTGCTCAGCACGTTTACGGCCATGTCTTGCAGGCGGGCTTCCACCTCGCCGCGCTCGCCTTCCAGTTGCAGCTCAATCAGTTTGCCCACACGCACGCTGCTGGCCTGCTGCCCCAGATGAGACAGGGCCCGTTCGACGGTGCGTCCCTGTGGATCGAGGATGGACGGCTTGAGGGTCACGAACACTTTGGCTTGAAACACGGTGGCTTGAAACACTGTGGCTTGGTCGGTCTTGGTGGGTTCGGGGGACATGGTGGCTCCTCCTGTGTTTAAGGGGCGGGGAAGTCTAAGGGTCGAGGGTCTAAGAAC includes the following:
- the purS gene encoding phosphoribosylformylglycinamidine synthase subunit PurS, giving the protein MSPEPTKTDQATVFQATVFQAKVFVTLKPSILDPQGRTVERALSHLGQQASSVRVGKLIELQLEGERGEVEARLQDMAVNVLSNPVMEDVRWELEEAGVVAQ